The Polyodon spathula isolate WHYD16114869_AA chromosome 13, ASM1765450v1, whole genome shotgun sequence genome includes a region encoding these proteins:
- the LOC121326028 gene encoding UPF0547 protein C16orf87 homolog: MSGNKAKKVKMATKSCPECDQQIPVACKGCPCGYVFISRKLLNAKQADKSSSIDNKSDAKRRRTERIRREKINSTATKDLENRKRSRTNSHSEHIRRGRGRPKSVSSKKHEDEKEKQDKEIDIYASLSDEKAFVFSVALAEINRKILNQRLILQPPDC; this comes from the exons ATGTCTGGAAATAAAGCCAAAAAAGTAAAAATGGCCACCAAATCATGTCCAGAGTGTGATCAACAG atTCCTGTAGCGTGCAAAGGGTGCCCCTGTGGCTATGTGTTCATTAGCCGGAAACTTCTGAATGCCAAACAAGCAGATAAATCGTCATCAATAG ATAACAAATCGGATGCAAAAAGGAGAAGAACAGAACGAATACGCAGGGAAAAGATCAACTCAACTGCAACCAAagatttagaaaacagaaaacgCTCCAGGACAAACAGTCATTCCGAGCACATtcgcagagggagagggaggccAAAGAGTGTGTCAAGCAAAAAGCATGAGGATGAAAAAG aaaaacaagacaaagaaaTCGACATATATGCCAGTCTTTCAGATGAGAAGGCTTTTGTCTTCTCTGTGGCTCTGGCAGAAATCAACAGAAAAATCCTTAATCAAAGGCTGATTTTACAACCTCCAGACTGTTAA
- the LOC121326024 gene encoding myosin light chain kinase 3-like isoform X2: MGTSVYRSLLLSTGGFSVSAYIEKFTKKETGAKPKAEFCSRAIQAEIGRSPEDDTGVKKQPTKTDELVNSALQSQSDNQVDESPLAPVTSTEVLTETKSSELVIASAKHIVENKLSRKPREVTIKSREPTRTQTFIKETHDVGVNTDDHDAPDCQKEEITIAVITGETQTPAPAAKPELNEATATSPVRHPDNTHTIPSELQRKPSLAEQGAPSTTQQQEEAAQKSSENDIKGAKKPQAEKKEVCKSSKSTVPLIKNKDTRSEKDPEVPVTPLKGTPPTKTQNEQKIQSVKKNKAEKLTKIESPNNCADPVQQTEPEKKTSATETNVELETKAEGTSDTKAVLNAKPQKTLRVIIDDSPSQPAPFEHRIVSAKHMAVTSYYSLIQNELLGGGRFGQVHKCAELSSGLMLAAKIIQVKGSKERDEVKNEICVMNQLNHANLIQLYDAFESKNNLTLIMEYIGGGELFDRIIDNYQLTELDAIVFTKQICEGVQYLHQQYILHLDLKPENILCVNRTGNQIKIIDFGLARRYRPREKLKVNFGTPEFLAPEVVNYDFVSFPTDMWSVGVITYMLLSGMSPFLGDNDTDTMNNILQGSCEFDSDSFENVSAEAKDFISRLLVSEKCSRMSATGCLKHDWLNNLAEKAKRCQVLLKSQLRLQSYLAHRQWKKHFYVVAAANRLKRFHQRGSVNPA; the protein is encoded by the exons ATGGGGACCTCTGTCTACAGATCCCTTCTGCTTAGCACTGGTGGGTTTAGCGTCTCTGCATATATAGAAAAGTTTACA aaaaagGAAACAGGTGCAAAGCCCAAAGCTGAGTTCTGCAGTCGAGCGATTCAGGCGGAGATCGGGAGATCTCCTGAAG atGATACAGGTGTGAAGAAACAGCCAACTAAAACAGATGAATTGGTCAACTCGGCTCTTCAATCTCAATCTGACAATCAAGTAGATGAAAGTCCCCTGGCCCCCGTCACATCCACAGAAGTGCTCACTGAGACCAAGAGCTCAGAACTCGTTATTGCAAGCGCCAAACATATAGTAGAGAATAAACTGTCTCGGAAACCCAGGGAGGTCACCATCAAAAGCAGAGAACCCACTCGAACGCAGACCTTTATTAAAGAAACGCATGATGTTGGAGTGAACACAGATGACCATGATGCACCTGACTGTCAGAAAGAGGAGATTACTATTGCTGTTATAACAGGGGAGACCCAGACTCCAGCCCCCGCGGCCAAACCAGAGCTGAATGAAGCTACTGCAACATCTCCTGTTCG gcATCCTGATAATACACATACCATTCCCAGTGAATTACAAAGGAAGCCATCTTTGGCTGAACAAGGAGCTCCTTCAACTACACAGCAGCAAGAAGAAGCAGCTCagaaaagctctgaaaatgaCATCAAAGGAGCCAAAAAACCACAGGCAGAGAAAAAAGAGGTTTGCAAATCCTCCAAAAGCACTGTACCATTGATAAAAAACAAAGATACCCGCTCTGAAAAAGACCCTGAAGTTCCCGTAACCCCACTAAAGGGCACACCCCCAACCAAAACCCAGAATGAGCAGAAAATCCAGAGTGTCAAGAAAAATAAGGCTGAAAAACTCACCAAAATTGAGTCACCAAATAACTGCGCTGATCCTGTACAACAAACTGAGCCTGAGAAGAAGACTTCAGCAACAGAGACCAATGTAGAACTGGAGACTAAAGCTGAGGGGACCTCAGACACTAAAGCTGTGCTGAATGCTAAACCTCAAAAAACATTGAGAGTTATCATTG ATGACAGCCCGTCTCAGCCAGCACCCTTTGAACATCGTATTGTAAGTGCCAAGCACATGGCAGTTACCTCGTACTACTCTCTCATTCAGAACGAGCTCTTAGGGGG GGGACGATTCGGCCAGGTTCACAAGTGTGCAGAGCTGTCATCTGGCCTCATGCTGGCTGCCAAGATAATACAAGTTAAAGGCTCGAAGGAAAGG GATGAAGTCAAGAATGAAATTTGTGTCATGAACCAGTTAAATCATGCCAATTTGATCCAGCTGTATGATGCCTTTGAGTCCAAGAACAATCTGACTTTGATTATGGaata TATTGGCGGAGGAGAATTATTTGACAGAATCATCGATAATTATCAGCTGACTGAACTGGATGCCATCGTGTTTACCAAACAGATCTGTGAGGGAGTTCAGTACCTACATCAGCAGTACATTCTGCATTTAGACCTGAAG cCAGAAAACATTTTATGTGTAAACCGCACAGGAAACCAAATAAAAATCATAGACTTCGGACTGGCAAGAAG GTACAGACCCCGCGAGAAGCTGAAAGTTAACTTCGGCACCCCTGAGTTCCTAGCCCCAGAAGTGGTGAACTACGACTTTGTTTCATTCCCTACTGATATGTGGAGTGTTGGAGTTATCACGTATATGCT gctgagTGGGATGTCTCCTTTCCTTGGAGATAACGACACGGACACCATGAATAATATCCTCCAGGGCAGCTGCGAGTTTGACTCCGactcatttgaaaatgtttctgcGGAGGCCAAAGACTTCATCTCTAGGTTGCTAGTGTCAGAAAAATG CAGCCGAATGAGTGCCACTGGGTGCTTGAAGCACGACTGGCTGAATAACTTAGCAGAGAAAGCCAAAAGGTGCCAAGTTCTTCTCAAGTCTCAGCTTCGTTTACAGAGTTACTTGGCTCATCGACAGTGGAAG AAACATTTCTATGTAGTCGCTGCTGCCAATAGACTGAAGAGATTCCACCAGCGCGGGTCTGTGAATCCTGCATAG
- the LOC121326024 gene encoding myosin light chain kinase 3-like isoform X1 has product MSKQVSLTACIAKMYEGGTLDRTGGTKTDSPMIKPSTSLSAMDNKLNLLDAKVEKILKSQGEVLKKLEVVYQGIGNLENGIAKLKPAKEPPSTGEDNLKKGEPSLYNEIKALCTESVNLLKSLQQETNKQREKIDVIERSVSTADKVSTFIAETFKSSKIVAYILKGTVPWRKGSLLENTEEKKETGAKPKAEFCSRAIQAEIGRSPEDDTGVKKQPTKTDELVNSALQSQSDNQVDESPLAPVTSTEVLTETKSSELVIASAKHIVENKLSRKPREVTIKSREPTRTQTFIKETHDVGVNTDDHDAPDCQKEEITIAVITGETQTPAPAAKPELNEATATSPVRHPDNTHTIPSELQRKPSLAEQGAPSTTQQQEEAAQKSSENDIKGAKKPQAEKKEVCKSSKSTVPLIKNKDTRSEKDPEVPVTPLKGTPPTKTQNEQKIQSVKKNKAEKLTKIESPNNCADPVQQTEPEKKTSATETNVELETKAEGTSDTKAVLNAKPQKTLRVIIDDSPSQPAPFEHRIVSAKHMAVTSYYSLIQNELLGGGRFGQVHKCAELSSGLMLAAKIIQVKGSKERDEVKNEICVMNQLNHANLIQLYDAFESKNNLTLIMEYIGGGELFDRIIDNYQLTELDAIVFTKQICEGVQYLHQQYILHLDLKPENILCVNRTGNQIKIIDFGLARRYRPREKLKVNFGTPEFLAPEVVNYDFVSFPTDMWSVGVITYMLLSGMSPFLGDNDTDTMNNILQGSCEFDSDSFENVSAEAKDFISRLLVSEKCSRMSATGCLKHDWLNNLAEKAKRCQVLLKSQLRLQSYLAHRQWKKHFYVVAAANRLKRFHQRGSVNPA; this is encoded by the exons ATGAGTAAACAGGTGTCTCTTACGGCCTGTATCGCCAAAATGTATGAAGGTGGCACTTTGGACCGTACTGGTGGAACCAAGACAGATTCACCCATGATAAAGCCCAGCACCAGCCTCAGTGCCATGGACAATAAGCTGAATCTTCTGGATGCAAAAGTGGAGAAGATCTTGAAAAGTCAGGGGGAAGTCTTGAAGAAGCTTGAAGTGGTCTACCAGGGCATCGGGAACCTGGAAAATGGCATTGCAAAACTGAAGCCAGCAAAGGAACCTCCAAGCACTGGAGAAGATAATTTGAAAAAGGGAGAGCCGAGTTTATACAATGAGATCAAGGCTCTGTGCACTGAAAGTGTGAACCTGCTGAAGTCCCTGCaacaggaaacaaacaaacaaagagaaaaaattgATGTGATTGAACGCTCTGTCTCCACCGCAGACAAAGTCAGTACATTTATTGCCGAGACCTTCAAAAGTTCTAAAATAGTGGCGTATATCCTCAAGGGCACAGTTCCGTGGAGGAAAGGCAGTCTTTTAGAAAACACAGAAGAG aaaaagGAAACAGGTGCAAAGCCCAAAGCTGAGTTCTGCAGTCGAGCGATTCAGGCGGAGATCGGGAGATCTCCTGAAG atGATACAGGTGTGAAGAAACAGCCAACTAAAACAGATGAATTGGTCAACTCGGCTCTTCAATCTCAATCTGACAATCAAGTAGATGAAAGTCCCCTGGCCCCCGTCACATCCACAGAAGTGCTCACTGAGACCAAGAGCTCAGAACTCGTTATTGCAAGCGCCAAACATATAGTAGAGAATAAACTGTCTCGGAAACCCAGGGAGGTCACCATCAAAAGCAGAGAACCCACTCGAACGCAGACCTTTATTAAAGAAACGCATGATGTTGGAGTGAACACAGATGACCATGATGCACCTGACTGTCAGAAAGAGGAGATTACTATTGCTGTTATAACAGGGGAGACCCAGACTCCAGCCCCCGCGGCCAAACCAGAGCTGAATGAAGCTACTGCAACATCTCCTGTTCG gcATCCTGATAATACACATACCATTCCCAGTGAATTACAAAGGAAGCCATCTTTGGCTGAACAAGGAGCTCCTTCAACTACACAGCAGCAAGAAGAAGCAGCTCagaaaagctctgaaaatgaCATCAAAGGAGCCAAAAAACCACAGGCAGAGAAAAAAGAGGTTTGCAAATCCTCCAAAAGCACTGTACCATTGATAAAAAACAAAGATACCCGCTCTGAAAAAGACCCTGAAGTTCCCGTAACCCCACTAAAGGGCACACCCCCAACCAAAACCCAGAATGAGCAGAAAATCCAGAGTGTCAAGAAAAATAAGGCTGAAAAACTCACCAAAATTGAGTCACCAAATAACTGCGCTGATCCTGTACAACAAACTGAGCCTGAGAAGAAGACTTCAGCAACAGAGACCAATGTAGAACTGGAGACTAAAGCTGAGGGGACCTCAGACACTAAAGCTGTGCTGAATGCTAAACCTCAAAAAACATTGAGAGTTATCATTG ATGACAGCCCGTCTCAGCCAGCACCCTTTGAACATCGTATTGTAAGTGCCAAGCACATGGCAGTTACCTCGTACTACTCTCTCATTCAGAACGAGCTCTTAGGGGG GGGACGATTCGGCCAGGTTCACAAGTGTGCAGAGCTGTCATCTGGCCTCATGCTGGCTGCCAAGATAATACAAGTTAAAGGCTCGAAGGAAAGG GATGAAGTCAAGAATGAAATTTGTGTCATGAACCAGTTAAATCATGCCAATTTGATCCAGCTGTATGATGCCTTTGAGTCCAAGAACAATCTGACTTTGATTATGGaata TATTGGCGGAGGAGAATTATTTGACAGAATCATCGATAATTATCAGCTGACTGAACTGGATGCCATCGTGTTTACCAAACAGATCTGTGAGGGAGTTCAGTACCTACATCAGCAGTACATTCTGCATTTAGACCTGAAG cCAGAAAACATTTTATGTGTAAACCGCACAGGAAACCAAATAAAAATCATAGACTTCGGACTGGCAAGAAG GTACAGACCCCGCGAGAAGCTGAAAGTTAACTTCGGCACCCCTGAGTTCCTAGCCCCAGAAGTGGTGAACTACGACTTTGTTTCATTCCCTACTGATATGTGGAGTGTTGGAGTTATCACGTATATGCT gctgagTGGGATGTCTCCTTTCCTTGGAGATAACGACACGGACACCATGAATAATATCCTCCAGGGCAGCTGCGAGTTTGACTCCGactcatttgaaaatgtttctgcGGAGGCCAAAGACTTCATCTCTAGGTTGCTAGTGTCAGAAAAATG CAGCCGAATGAGTGCCACTGGGTGCTTGAAGCACGACTGGCTGAATAACTTAGCAGAGAAAGCCAAAAGGTGCCAAGTTCTTCTCAAGTCTCAGCTTCGTTTACAGAGTTACTTGGCTCATCGACAGTGGAAG AAACATTTCTATGTAGTCGCTGCTGCCAATAGACTGAAGAGATTCCACCAGCGCGGGTCTGTGAATCCTGCATAG